In one Thermosipho ferrireducens genomic region, the following are encoded:
- a CDS encoding HD-GYP domain-containing protein: MISILYKLLKLVPNLGVHSLQVAFLASEIAKELGLDSSFAFKTGYLHDIGVLAPHQSVVLDDINTSFLIHHDVPSLNEMVRIHTVVGSFIFGQSNIFSDIADIVLKHHALPKFLNENLEEDVYANIISISEEISKYHFINKEVGFEDIFYPLVSIQNRFFKNIFDIAIDLIKREYILWTLEDIRKGIVRNELIISEESGGLNNEQLIEIGVIASFIVDAKSRFTKEHSWRVAKVASRMAEIAKLDEKNFFIAGLFHDIGKITTPIGILEKKGKLTREEMEIMKKHVYYSYLILLDYSQHPWFWPAVRHQERLNGKGYPWKLTKEEMTLEDEIMQTADYFSAFLEERPYREAFTMEKAFEMVVKASEKGLLSKESVEILNETLKTKEDFSSLEYVTEFQKNINLFVQGLIH; this comes from the coding sequence TAAAGTTAGTTCCAAATTTAGGTGTTCATTCATTACAGGTAGCGTTTCTGGCGTCGGAAATTGCTAAAGAATTAGGACTTGACAGTTCATTTGCATTTAAAACAGGATATCTTCATGATATTGGTGTGCTCGCTCCACATCAGAGTGTGGTGTTAGATGACATAAATACAAGTTTTCTTATACATCACGATGTACCAAGCCTTAATGAAATGGTAAGGATTCACACTGTCGTTGGGAGTTTTATTTTTGGGCAATCGAATATTTTTTCAGATATTGCAGACATAGTTTTAAAACATCATGCACTCCCAAAGTTTTTAAATGAAAATTTAGAAGAAGATGTATATGCCAATATTATTTCTATTTCTGAAGAGATATCGAAATATCATTTTATAAATAAGGAAGTAGGATTTGAAGATATTTTTTATCCGCTTGTCTCTATTCAAAATCGATTTTTTAAAAATATATTTGACATAGCAATAGATCTTATAAAAAGGGAGTATATTCTCTGGACGCTTGAAGATATAAGAAAAGGAATAGTGAGAAATGAACTAATCATTTCCGAAGAATCTGGAGGGTTAAATAATGAGCAACTAATTGAAATAGGAGTAATCGCATCGTTTATAGTTGATGCCAAAAGCCGTTTTACAAAGGAGCATTCCTGGCGTGTTGCAAAAGTTGCTTCACGAATGGCTGAAATAGCAAAATTAGATGAAAAAAATTTTTTTATAGCTGGACTTTTTCATGATATAGGAAAAATTACCACACCTATTGGAATTCTTGAAAAAAAAGGAAAACTTACACGTGAAGAAATGGAAATTATGAAAAAACATGTGTATTATAGTTATCTTATACTTTTAGATTATTCACAGCACCCCTGGTTTTGGCCAGCAGTTCGTCATCAAGAAAGGCTTAATGGCAAAGGGTATCCGTGGAAACTTACAAAAGAAGAAATGACATTGGAAGATGAGATTATGCAAACAGCAGATTATTTTTCTGCCTTCCTTGAAGAAAGACCTTATCGAGAAGCATTTACCATGGAAAAGGCGTTTGAAATGGTTGTTAAAGCCTCTGAGAAAGGGTTGTTATCTAAAGAAAGTGTAGAAATATTAAATGAAACATTAAAAACAAAAGAAGATTTTAGCTCGCTCGAATATGTAACAGAATTTCAAAAGAATATTAATTTATTTGTTCAGGGACTTATTCATTAG
- a CDS encoding CBS domain-containing protein, protein MDVLEKVQKIFAHMKVSEFMNQDVIYVLPNRSIAQVREILRLKRISGLPVVNGDKKVIGIISIEDIIKCIEARRLNEKVEDHMSRRVITIDVNETLSDVMKYFEKYGYGRFPVIDSNGKLVGIITKNDILKAVALKLGLLYLHDERRREALEKDFDKSLITGQNIDKSGANFYFLIDYYDVNSIGIGAAQLKKFLKNNNIDEQLIRRIAISVYEAEANVVIHSGSTGEIFCFLKDDSIVVRVEDKGRGIENLELAMKEGYSTAPDHVRELGFGAGMGLPNIKRYSDKMVVLSERGKGVILEMIFFKKSNS, encoded by the coding sequence ATGGACGTTTTAGAAAAAGTTCAAAAGATATTTGCACACATGAAAGTGTCAGAATTTATGAACCAGGATGTGATTTATGTACTTCCAAACAGATCAATAGCACAGGTCAGAGAAATTTTAAGACTCAAAAGAATTTCCGGGCTACCTGTTGTTAATGGCGATAAAAAAGTTATTGGAATTATCAGTATTGAAGATATCATAAAGTGTATAGAGGCTCGAAGGCTAAATGAAAAAGTCGAAGATCATATGAGTAGACGGGTCATTACAATAGATGTCAACGAAACGTTAAGTGATGTTATGAAATATTTTGAGAAATATGGATACGGCCGCTTTCCGGTAATAGATTCCAATGGAAAGTTAGTTGGAATTATAACAAAAAATGATATTTTAAAAGCTGTTGCGTTAAAGTTAGGTTTGTTATATTTGCACGATGAAAGACGCAGAGAAGCACTTGAAAAAGATTTTGATAAATCTTTAATAACCGGGCAAAATATCGACAAATCTGGAGCAAATTTCTATTTTCTTATTGATTATTACGATGTAAATTCAATAGGAATTGGCGCAGCTCAACTAAAGAAGTTCCTGAAGAACAACAATATAGATGAACAATTAATAAGAAGAATAGCAATTAGTGTATACGAAGCTGAAGCTAATGTTGTAATTCATAGCGGAAGTACTGGTGAAATCTTTTGCTTTCTCAAAGACGATTCAATTGTTGTCCGGGTTGAAGACAAAGGAAGAGGAATTGAGAATTTAGAACTTGCTATGAAAGAAGGCTATTCAACTGCTCCTGATCATGTTCGAGAGCTTGGTTTTGGTGCAGGAATGGGATTACCTAATATAAAAAGATATTCAGATAAAATGGTGGTTCTCTCGGAAAGAGGTAAAGGTGTAATCCTTGAAATGATTTTTTTCAAAAAATCAAATAGCTAA
- a CDS encoding CoA-binding protein: protein MDLKKIKKIAIVGATINREKFGNIVLRDLLKKGFEVIPVTPKYDEVEGLKVIKTIENLPKDTDLLVFIVPPHIGLENTKLAIKSGFKRLWYQPGAFSEEIEKFLKDYEIEYIAGKCIMVETGGVSV from the coding sequence GTGGATTTAAAAAAGATTAAAAAAATAGCAATTGTTGGTGCCACAATAAACAGAGAAAAATTTGGAAATATTGTTTTGAGAGATTTATTAAAGAAAGGATTTGAAGTTATTCCTGTTACTCCAAAATACGATGAAGTAGAAGGATTAAAAGTTATTAAGACAATTGAGAATTTACCAAAAGATACTGATCTATTGGTTTTTATTGTGCCACCTCATATAGGACTTGAAAATACAAAATTAGCGATTAAGTCTGGATTTAAAAGATTATGGTATCAACCAGGGGCATTTTCTGAAGAAATTGAAAAATTTTTGAAAGATTATGAGATAGAATATATTGCAGGAAAATGTATAATGGTGGAAACAGGAGGGGTTAGTGTTTAA